The following proteins come from a genomic window of Synechococcus sp. MU1643:
- a CDS encoding potassium transporter TrkG gives MPIGRAIERSQGWHRRLTVPQFTVVTGLLVVLIGTLLLATPLCSSSRVGLWEALFTATSAITVTGLSIIDIGTDLTTFGQVVLALMILAGGLGLMAITTFLQGFVVQGTALRRRLDRGQALDEFGVGGVGRTFRGIALTATLVILVGAVILYHFGFDDIPDHAERLWAAVFHSISAYNNAGFGLWSNSLEHYRSNGVVNAVVMLLIVAGGLGWRVTSDLSTQLLRRRRGRRRLSLHSRLVLRTTMLLIAFGAGGLALTEWLNQGEIFAGMPLSERWLTALFKSVTARTAGFSTVPLSLDTVTESSLLLLMVLMFIGASPGGTGGGIKTTTVAALMAATRSTLRGREVVVIRNRSISDKVVLRAVGITVGSLLFVMAMAMLISIASNLNGKDSFTFMEMLFTCISAFATVGLDLGVTVELPRFGQAVLMVGMFVGRLGILLLLSAIWEAMTQEQIQMNRQNRVGYPSEDLYV, from the coding sequence GTGCCGATCGGAAGGGCCATCGAACGCAGCCAGGGCTGGCATCGTCGGCTCACGGTTCCCCAGTTCACCGTGGTGACTGGCTTACTGGTGGTGCTGATCGGCACACTGCTTTTGGCCACTCCGCTGTGCTCCTCAAGCCGCGTTGGGCTTTGGGAAGCTCTGTTCACAGCCACATCCGCCATCACCGTGACGGGGCTGTCGATCATCGACATCGGCACCGATCTCACAACCTTTGGTCAGGTGGTGCTGGCTCTGATGATCCTGGCGGGGGGCCTTGGCTTGATGGCCATCACCACGTTTTTGCAGGGCTTTGTGGTGCAGGGAACAGCCCTGCGGCGCCGACTGGACCGGGGCCAGGCCCTGGATGAATTCGGCGTGGGGGGCGTTGGGCGCACGTTTCGTGGCATTGCCCTGACGGCGACGCTGGTGATTCTGGTGGGGGCCGTGATCCTTTATCACTTCGGGTTCGATGACATTCCCGACCACGCCGAACGCCTCTGGGCTGCGGTATTCCACAGCATCTCGGCGTACAACAACGCGGGATTCGGACTCTGGAGCAACAGCCTCGAGCACTACCGCAGCAATGGCGTTGTGAATGCCGTGGTGATGCTGCTGATCGTGGCCGGCGGCCTGGGGTGGCGTGTCACCAGCGATCTGAGCACGCAGCTGCTGCGCAGACGACGAGGCCGGCGGCGGCTGAGCCTGCACTCCCGCCTGGTGTTGCGCACCACCATGCTCTTGATCGCCTTCGGAGCAGGGGGGCTGGCCTTAACGGAATGGTTGAACCAGGGCGAGATCTTCGCAGGCATGCCCTTGTCTGAGCGGTGGCTCACAGCACTGTTCAAATCCGTCACGGCACGCACAGCCGGCTTCAGCACCGTTCCGCTCTCGCTCGACACCGTCACCGAATCCAGCCTCCTGCTGCTGATGGTGCTGATGTTCATCGGGGCCAGCCCCGGCGGCACCGGTGGTGGGATCAAGACCACCACAGTGGCGGCCTTGATGGCGGCCACCCGCTCCACCTTGCGGGGCCGGGAGGTGGTGGTGATCCGCAACAGAAGCATCAGCGACAAGGTGGTGCTGCGGGCAGTCGGCATCACGGTGGGCTCCCTGCTGTTCGTAATGGCCATGGCGATGCTGATCAGCATCGCCAGCAATTTGAACGGCAAGGATTCATTCACATTTATGGAAATGCTGTTCACCTGCATCTCCGCATTTGCCACGGTGGGCCTGGATCTGGGGGTGACCGTTGAACTCCCCCGTTTCGGCCAGGCGGTGCTGATGGTGGGAATGTTTGTGGGACGACTGGGGATCCTGTTGCTGCTGAGTGCGATCTGGGAAGCGATGACTCAGGAACAAATCCAGATGAATCGCCAGAATCGAGTCGGTTACCCCAGCGAGGATCTGTATGTCTGA